Proteins encoded within one genomic window of Pseudalkalibacillus sp. SCS-8:
- the ctaD gene encoding cytochrome c oxidase subunit I, which translates to MSNAHAANKSVLWDWLTTVDHKKIGILYLISGGFFFLVGGIEAVLIRIQLMGPEMTFLTGDLYNQVLTMHGTTMIFLAAMPVIFAFMNAVVPLQIGARDVAFPFVNSLGFWLFFFGGVLLNLSWFLGGAPDAGWTAYAPLSTQSSGQGVDFYVLGLQIAGAGTLMGGINFLVTIINMRAPGMTFMRMPLFTWTAFVTSGLILFAFPALTIGFFLLMFDRVFEANFFDANMGGNAVIWEHIFWIFGHPEVYILILPAFGIISEVVATFSRKRLFGYSAMVFATVLIGFLGFMVWAHHMFTVGLGPVANSIFAVATMAIAIPTGVKIFNWVFTMWGGRITFNTANLFSVGFIPTFVMGGVTGVMLAVAPADYQYHDSYFVVAHFHYVIVGGLVLGLFSGLYYWYPRMFGIMLNETLGKWNFWTFFIGFHLTFFPQHFLGLMGMPRRYFTYPEEFQLGSLNMISTVGAILMSVGTVIFLINLVVSHKKGEQVGGDPWNGRTLEWAIPNPTPHYNFLQTPLVRGLDALWIEKMAGNKKMTPAEPIGDIHMPNNSILPFIMSFGLFIAGFGFIYFNTAGTAALIAVIVGMGIALACMFLRSWIDDHGYHIHKEDLPKEDKGVDA; encoded by the coding sequence GTGAGTAACGCACATGCAGCGAATAAAAGCGTTCTATGGGATTGGCTGACAACAGTCGACCATAAGAAAATTGGAATCCTTTACCTCATTTCCGGCGGGTTTTTCTTCCTTGTCGGTGGGATAGAGGCAGTTTTAATTCGTATTCAATTGATGGGCCCTGAAATGACTTTCTTGACAGGGGACCTTTATAACCAAGTATTAACGATGCACGGAACGACGATGATCTTCCTGGCAGCCATGCCGGTCATCTTCGCCTTTATGAATGCCGTCGTCCCATTACAGATTGGAGCACGGGACGTAGCCTTTCCTTTTGTGAACTCATTAGGATTTTGGTTATTCTTCTTCGGAGGAGTGCTTTTGAACTTGAGTTGGTTCTTAGGCGGCGCACCAGATGCAGGTTGGACAGCCTATGCACCACTTTCTACACAATCTAGCGGACAAGGGGTCGATTTCTATGTCCTCGGTCTCCAGATTGCAGGTGCCGGTACGTTGATGGGGGGAATCAACTTCCTCGTAACCATCATCAACATGAGAGCACCAGGTATGACGTTCATGCGTATGCCATTGTTCACATGGACTGCATTCGTAACGTCTGGTCTTATTCTTTTCGCATTCCCGGCATTGACAATCGGGTTCTTCTTGCTCATGTTCGACCGTGTGTTTGAAGCGAACTTCTTTGATGCCAATATGGGTGGAAACGCCGTCATCTGGGAGCACATCTTCTGGATTTTCGGACACCCGGAAGTATATATTTTGATTTTGCCTGCGTTCGGAATCATTTCTGAAGTTGTAGCGACATTCTCTCGTAAGAGACTTTTCGGTTACAGTGCAATGGTATTCGCAACTGTATTGATCGGTTTCTTAGGCTTCATGGTGTGGGCTCACCACATGTTTACTGTGGGTCTTGGACCAGTTGCCAACTCGATCTTTGCTGTTGCAACGATGGCTATTGCGATCCCGACAGGTGTTAAGATCTTCAACTGGGTCTTCACAATGTGGGGCGGACGAATCACATTCAATACAGCAAATCTGTTTTCGGTAGGATTCATCCCGACTTTCGTCATGGGTGGGGTAACAGGTGTCATGCTTGCAGTCGCTCCTGCTGACTATCAATACCATGACAGTTATTTCGTTGTTGCCCACTTCCACTACGTTATCGTAGGTGGATTGGTACTTGGACTCTTCTCTGGATTGTATTACTGGTATCCAAGAATGTTCGGTATAATGCTGAATGAAACATTAGGTAAGTGGAACTTCTGGACATTCTTCATCGGTTTCCACTTGACGTTCTTCCCTCAGCACTTCTTAGGTCTGATGGGTATGCCTCGTCGTTATTTCACATATCCTGAGGAATTCCAGCTCGGTTCCTTGAACATGATTAGTACTGTCGGGGCAATTTTGATGTCGGTAGGTACAGTCATTTTCCTTATCAACCTCGTCGTATCCCATAAAAAAGGGGAGCAGGTTGGAGGAGATCCTTGGAATGGCCGTACACTTGAATGGGCGATTCCAAACCCGACACCGCATTATAACTTCCTGCAAACGCCACTTGTTCGTGGACTTGATGCATTATGGATCGAGAAAATGGCAGGGAACAAGAAGATGACACCGGCTGAACCAATCGGAGATATTCACATGCCGAACAATTCAATCCTTCCGTTCATCATGTCATTTGGTCTCTTCATTGCAGGTTTCGGTTTCATTTACTTCAATACTGCAGGCACGGCAGCGTTGATTGCTGTAATTGTCGGTATGGGTATTGCACTTGCTTGTATGTTCCTAAGATCATGGATTGATGATCATGGGTATCATATTCATAAAGAGGATTTACCGAAAGAGGATAAGGGGGTCGATGCATAA
- a CDS encoding cytochrome (ubi)quinol oxidase subunit III, giving the protein MDVGERLTDQNFPESPEKATLEGKNKFLGFWLFLGGETVLFATLFGTYLGLRNSFGKGPEASEIFQLPVVFIATMILLTSSLTSVYAVLAMKENNVKKMQTWFFVTLLLGVAFLGLEIYEFVEYVHHGHTFTSGAFGSAFYTLVGFHGGHVLFGVLWIAALLVRNRNRGLTLYNAPKYYLFALYWHFVDVVWVFIFTVVYLMGKVG; this is encoded by the coding sequence ATGGACGTAGGTGAACGCTTAACGGATCAGAACTTCCCTGAATCCCCTGAAAAGGCGACCCTTGAGGGCAAGAACAAGTTTTTAGGGTTCTGGTTGTTCTTAGGTGGAGAAACTGTATTATTTGCTACATTGTTCGGTACTTACCTTGGTTTGCGAAATTCATTCGGTAAAGGACCAGAAGCATCCGAAATTTTCCAATTGCCGGTGGTCTTTATCGCAACAATGATTCTACTTACAAGTAGTTTGACGAGTGTGTATGCTGTCCTTGCTATGAAGGAAAATAACGTTAAGAAGATGCAAACGTGGTTCTTTGTTACCTTACTTCTAGGAGTAGCATTCCTTGGACTTGAGATTTACGAGTTTGTGGAGTATGTCCATCACGGGCATACCTTTACCTCAGGAGCATTCGGCTCAGCGTTCTATACGCTCGTCGGATTCCACGGAGGACACGTTTTATTCGGAGTCCTTTGGATTGCAGCATTGCTAGTACGTAACAGAAACCGTGGGCTTACGCTATACAATGCGCCAAAGTATTACCTTTTCGCTTTATATTGGCACTTTGTCGACGTTGTATGGGTATTCATTTTCACAGTTGTTTATCTTATGGGAAAGGTGGGGTAA
- a CDS encoding cytochrome C oxidase subunit IV family protein, whose product MASQDQTKSVHHHSSLQKKIKLKQERRQHNVSFVMMILLTIVAFAAIASDAISNKVAILFILVLAGVQVFFQLYVWMHLGNKGHEFPMWGIASGLLIAVITVGTLMGLIW is encoded by the coding sequence ATGGCTAGTCAAGATCAAACGAAATCAGTCCATCACCACTCGTCCTTGCAGAAGAAAATCAAGCTTAAGCAGGAACGCCGTCAGCATAATGTTTCATTCGTCATGATGATCTTGTTGACCATTGTTGCGTTCGCTGCGATTGCCAGTGATGCAATCTCAAATAAGGTCGCTATCCTGTTCATCCTAGTCCTTGCTGGTGTACAAGTGTTTTTCCAACTCTATGTTTGGATGCATCTTGGTAACAAAGGGCATGAATTCCCGATGTGGGGCATAGCAAGTGGACTGTTGATTGCAGTCATCACTGTCGGTACCCTTATGGGATTGATCTGGTAA